In Methanothermobacter sp., a genomic segment contains:
- a CDS encoding MmgE/PrpD family protein gives MITGKLAEFVSSLSYRDIPPEIIEKAEICLLDFLGVSLRGSGERSGLTALRALGTGEGNSTVIGHGKGSDERAALLNGIFAHNLDLDDGHRGAQMHPGACVIPAALAAAEVLDVEFREFIAGVVAGYEVAIFMGLLANPGHRARGFHTTGTCGTFGAAAAAASVMGLDCEETVNALGLAGTQAAGLLESDHAGSMGKHLHAGRAAQSGLISAKLALEGFTGAESIIEGKEGFLNAMCQPPSELPETGVFHIGDVYLKRYPVCRHLHSALDCALEILAMTKFSASEIDEVLVETYDVAAEHDNYSPKTVEAIRQSLPVSLAILFEKGDLRVEDLKISSSIREMVSKIKIIADSEMQGMKNRRPARVTVRLSDGSVHTAFRELPAGEPENPYTWKDIIEKFALLNPSYGTDKLGILSEAWSENISEVISEVLD, from the coding sequence ATGATTACAGGAAAGCTTGCAGAATTTGTATCATCACTTTCATACAGGGACATCCCTCCTGAGATCATTGAAAAGGCAGAAATATGCCTTCTGGACTTTCTGGGGGTTTCACTCAGGGGTTCAGGGGAAAGGAGCGGCCTTACGGCACTCAGGGCACTGGGTACCGGCGAGGGAAATTCGACGGTTATAGGTCATGGCAAAGGCTCTGATGAAAGAGCTGCCCTCCTCAATGGCATATTCGCCCATAATCTGGACCTTGATGACGGTCACAGGGGGGCCCAGATGCATCCAGGCGCATGCGTGATTCCCGCGGCCCTTGCAGCTGCGGAGGTCCTTGATGTGGAGTTCAGGGAGTTCATAGCAGGGGTTGTGGCAGGGTATGAGGTGGCCATCTTCATGGGCCTCCTCGCAAATCCCGGCCATAGGGCTAGGGGCTTCCACACCACAGGCACCTGTGGAACATTCGGGGCCGCCGCAGCCGCAGCCAGCGTAATGGGCCTTGACTGTGAGGAGACAGTCAATGCACTGGGACTTGCAGGAACCCAAGCAGCAGGACTCCTTGAATCAGACCATGCCGGGTCAATGGGCAAGCACTTGCACGCCGGGAGGGCGGCCCAGTCAGGACTCATATCTGCAAAGCTTGCTCTGGAGGGTTTCACGGGGGCAGAGTCCATAATTGAGGGAAAGGAGGGATTCCTCAATGCAATGTGCCAGCCCCCATCAGAGTTACCTGAAACTGGTGTCTTCCATATAGGAGACGTTTACCTCAAGAGGTACCCTGTCTGCAGGCACCTGCACTCTGCCCTTGACTGTGCCCTTGAAATACTTGCAATGACCAAGTTCTCTGCATCAGAAATAGATGAGGTCCTTGTGGAGACCTATGATGTTGCAGCAGAACACGACAACTATTCCCCAAAAACTGTTGAGGCAATAAGGCAGAGTTTACCTGTTTCACTGGCCATACTCTTTGAGAAAGGGGATCTCAGGGTTGAGGACCTTAAAATATCCTCCAGTATCAGGGAGATGGTATCAAAGATTAAAATAATAGCGGATTCAGAGATGCAGGGTATGAAGAACAGGAGGCCTGCACGTGTAACAGTGAGACTCAGTGATGGCAGTGTTCACACGGCTTTCAGAGAGCTTCCAGCAGGGGAACCAGAGAACCCCTACACGTGGAAGGACATCATTGAGAAGTTCGCCCTCCTGAACCCTAGTTACGGGACAGATAAACTGGGGATCCTTAGTGAAGCATGGTCAGAGAATATCTCAGAGGTAATCTCTGAGGTCCTTGATTGA
- a CDS encoding peptidase has protein sequence MEKTRIYLDRIGIGVPEGESEKRFSDGGQYRFEVPGIQRPGAMRALLDAMEEYDVRVHRVTQTKGIMLLTDGEIEEMAELAREAGIELFLSVGPRATYDTSASARTPEGSRIGYRLRGYDNLVYAVEDVRRAAELGVRGIVVYDEGLLWVLGRMRGDGELPADLHFKVSAHCGHGNPASARLLQDIGADSLNPVRDLQIPMLAAIREAIDISIDVHTENPKSSGGFIRHYEVPDIIRYASPVYLKTGGSVAGHHGWDTTETQARERIRQVVLVRDMIERYYPEAVLSSGKDLAVPVGGR, from the coding sequence TTGGAAAAAACCCGCATATACCTTGATAGAATTGGAATAGGAGTCCCCGAAGGTGAATCAGAGAAGAGATTCAGTGATGGTGGACAGTACCGCTTTGAGGTCCCTGGGATACAGAGGCCTGGGGCCATGAGGGCCCTCCTGGATGCCATGGAAGAATATGATGTCAGGGTCCACAGGGTAACCCAGACAAAGGGGATAATGCTCCTCACCGACGGTGAAATTGAGGAGATGGCTGAACTGGCCCGTGAAGCCGGCATCGAACTCTTCCTGAGTGTGGGTCCCCGGGCAACGTATGATACAAGTGCATCTGCAAGGACACCTGAGGGTTCAAGGATAGGTTACAGGCTCAGGGGATATGACAACCTGGTGTATGCGGTTGAGGATGTTCGGAGGGCGGCTGAACTCGGTGTGAGGGGCATAGTGGTCTACGACGAGGGACTCCTCTGGGTTCTCGGGAGGATGCGAGGCGACGGTGAACTGCCAGCGGACCTCCACTTCAAGGTCTCAGCCCACTGCGGGCACGGTAACCCTGCATCAGCACGGCTACTTCAGGATATAGGTGCCGATTCCCTCAACCCTGTGAGAGACCTCCAGATACCCATGCTCGCAGCAATAAGGGAGGCCATTGACATTTCAATCGATGTCCACACAGAGAACCCCAAGTCATCCGGTGGATTCATAAGGCACTACGAGGTTCCTGATATCATAAGGTACGCATCCCCGGTTTACCTCAAAACAGGCGGATCTGTGGCAGGACACCATGGATGGGACACCACAGAGACACAGGCACGTGAGAGGATAAGGCAGGTTGTGCTTGTGAGGGACATGATAGAGCGTTACTACCCTGAAGCTGTGTTATCATCTGGGAAGGACCTTGCGGTACCTGTGGGGGGAAGGTAG